From Amphritea atlantica, a single genomic window includes:
- a CDS encoding phosphate ABC transporter substrate-binding/OmpA family protein translates to MKTTLFDLIWKLKRALEKEGHAPIDLHKFTDDGEYRRNILLNVDSSQFQFSAGIRAIYKDLLKDEALDLTKEIDLHEAAAQNPDNFIETGRDTPPETVAGVGAESKKPNRVVQGLLGVVLLVGLVFGFNVFQGPEGGTADVQALAVSTESKGATSEQTVLKEKRLFRLHGSNTIGETLAPELLKAFLMNQGAEGIQLRTTAVEVENNLLFRMPGDGFISRIEMQAHGSSTGFKSLDQGDTDLAMASRRIRDAENDKLSSRYGDLKSKGTEHIIGMDGLAVIVNPANSVSHLSTAQLAMLFSGTVENWSAFGGPDLPVRVYARDANSGTWDSFKSMVLKKHDKKLSPNAKRIESSIELSDQVSKEQGAIGFIGLPYILRAKALAISDEENAQPIYPTSFTISTEDYPLVRRLYMYEPATVGTGSVIDQFIRFVLSDKGQDVVKEAGFISQNVYKTRPVLSSQLPPAYMQLTKNAERLSLNFRFHSGTIMLDNKAQRDLDRVVKYFEDHPGQSAILVGFSDSIGEPAVNQQISQQRAQAVEQALLARGINVQVIQGLGEAVPIASNITSAGRQRNRRVEIWVRSPDAVAGY, encoded by the coding sequence GTGAAAACTACCCTGTTTGACCTTATATGGAAGCTGAAGCGCGCCCTGGAAAAAGAGGGCCATGCTCCAATTGATCTGCATAAGTTTACTGATGATGGTGAATACCGACGTAATATTCTTTTGAATGTGGATAGCAGTCAGTTTCAGTTCAGTGCCGGAATCCGGGCGATATATAAGGATCTTCTGAAGGATGAGGCGCTGGACCTGACTAAAGAGATCGATCTGCATGAAGCGGCGGCGCAGAATCCGGATAACTTCATTGAAACGGGTCGAGATACACCGCCGGAAACCGTGGCTGGTGTCGGGGCTGAATCGAAAAAGCCTAACAGGGTAGTTCAGGGACTGTTAGGGGTGGTTTTATTGGTTGGGCTGGTGTTTGGCTTTAATGTTTTTCAGGGACCGGAGGGTGGAACAGCAGACGTTCAGGCGCTGGCTGTATCCACTGAGAGTAAGGGGGCGACCTCTGAGCAAACGGTACTGAAAGAGAAAAGGCTGTTTCGCTTGCACGGGTCGAATACCATCGGTGAGACTCTGGCACCTGAACTGTTAAAAGCGTTTCTGATGAATCAGGGCGCTGAGGGGATTCAGCTTCGTACCACCGCAGTGGAGGTTGAGAATAATCTGCTGTTCCGTATGCCAGGGGATGGCTTTATATCGCGTATTGAGATGCAGGCGCATGGTTCAAGTACCGGTTTTAAGTCGTTGGATCAGGGCGATACCGATCTGGCTATGGCTTCACGGCGAATCCGGGATGCGGAGAATGATAAACTTTCTTCACGTTACGGCGATCTTAAGTCGAAAGGCACCGAGCATATAATCGGCATGGACGGACTGGCCGTTATTGTTAACCCAGCTAATTCGGTCAGTCATCTGAGTACTGCTCAGCTGGCGATGTTGTTTTCCGGCACGGTCGAGAACTGGTCGGCGTTTGGCGGGCCCGATTTGCCGGTGAGGGTGTACGCCCGGGATGCCAATTCGGGTACCTGGGATTCCTTCAAATCGATGGTGCTGAAAAAGCATGATAAAAAACTATCGCCCAATGCTAAGCGTATTGAGTCCAGTATCGAGCTTTCTGATCAGGTGAGTAAGGAGCAAGGAGCGATCGGTTTTATCGGTCTTCCCTATATTTTGCGGGCGAAGGCGCTGGCGATCTCCGATGAAGAGAATGCTCAGCCTATCTATCCAACATCGTTTACTATCTCTACTGAGGATTATCCTCTGGTGCGCCGGCTGTATATGTATGAACCTGCAACGGTGGGCACCGGATCAGTGATCGATCAGTTTATCCGCTTTGTTTTGTCTGACAAGGGGCAGGATGTGGTAAAAGAGGCCGGGTTTATCTCGCAAAATGTTTATAAAACCCGGCCTGTGCTGAGCAGCCAGCTACCACCGGCCTATATGCAGCTGACTAAAAATGCAGAACGTCTGTCCCTTAATTTCCGCTTTCACAGTGGCACTATTATGCTCGATAACAAGGCTCAGCGAGATCTTGACCGGGTAGTGAAATACTTTGAGGACCACCCGGGGCAGTCCGCTATTCTGGTGGGGTTCTCCGACAGTATCGGTGAGCCCGCCGTCAATCAGCAGATCTCACAACAGCGTGCGCAGGCGGTAGAACAGGCGCTGCTTGCCAGGGGGATCAATGTGCAGGTTATACAGGGGTTGGGGGAGGCAGTACCCATCGCATCGAATATAACCAGTGCCGGTCGTCAGCGTAACCGCCGGGTTGAGATCTGGGTGCGTAGTCCGGATGCAGTGGCCGGTTATTAA
- the hpaD gene encoding 3,4-dihydroxyphenylacetate 2,3-dioxygenase, producing the protein MGKLALVAKITHVPSMYLSELDGPQKGSRQSAIDGHIEIGKRCRELGVDTIVVFDTHWLVNAGYHVNCGPHFKGNYTSGELPHFISNMEFEYDGNPELGKILAKECNLQGVETLAHDATSLAPEYGTLVPMRYMNEDRHFKVISVSALCTVHYLNDSARLGWAMREAIEKHYDGTVALFASGSLSHRFAQNGQAPEFANKVWSPFLETLDHKVVEMWQRGDWKTFCEMLPEYAAKGHGEGFMHDTAMMLGALGWSDYKGQAEVLTPYFGSSGTGQINCVFPVTEQDGAAVPGPQASVTENFEPGSSRL; encoded by the coding sequence ATGGGTAAACTGGCACTCGTTGCGAAAATTACGCACGTTCCAAGCATGTATCTGTCTGAGCTTGATGGACCGCAAAAAGGTTCGCGGCAGTCTGCTATTGACGGGCATATCGAAATTGGCAAGCGTTGCCGGGAACTGGGCGTTGACACGATTGTGGTGTTTGATACTCACTGGCTGGTAAATGCCGGTTATCACGTTAATTGTGGCCCCCATTTCAAAGGTAATTACACCAGTGGTGAACTGCCGCATTTTATCTCCAATATGGAGTTTGAGTACGATGGCAATCCTGAGCTGGGTAAAATTCTTGCCAAAGAGTGTAACTTACAAGGCGTGGAAACGCTGGCCCATGATGCCACCTCTCTTGCCCCGGAATACGGCACGCTGGTACCGATGCGCTATATGAATGAGGATCGTCATTTCAAAGTGATATCTGTTTCAGCGTTGTGTACGGTTCATTATCTGAACGACTCCGCCCGTTTGGGTTGGGCGATGCGTGAAGCGATTGAGAAGCACTATGATGGTACGGTGGCATTGTTTGCCAGCGGTTCACTGTCCCATCGTTTTGCTCAAAATGGTCAGGCACCTGAGTTTGCTAATAAGGTCTGGAGTCCGTTCCTGGAGACGCTTGATCATAAAGTGGTTGAGATGTGGCAGCGTGGCGACTGGAAAACTTTCTGCGAGATGCTGCCTGAATATGCGGCTAAAGGTCACGGTGAAGGCTTTATGCATGATACTGCAATGATGCTGGGGGCTCTTGGCTGGTCAGATTATAAGGGGCAGGCTGAGGTTCTGACACCTTATTTCGGTAGCTCAGGTACCGGGCAGATCAACTGTGTTTTCCCAGTCACTGAGCAGGATGGTGCCGCTGTTCCGGGGCCGCAGGCTTCGGTTACCGAAAACTTTGAACCCGGTTCCAGCCGTCTGTAA
- a CDS encoding Glu/Leu/Phe/Val dehydrogenase produces the protein MSVFSHTEFDNHEQVVFCHDEITGLKAIIAIHNTNRGPALGGCRMWHYASDEEAVNDVLRLSKGMTYKSALANLDLGGGKSVIIGDPRKHKTADLLAAMGRFLERTGNQYIAAEDSGTSVADLQVMAQQTNNVAGITARTGIDGLPCNGDPSPATAYGTYIGLKTAVQYQLDRTDLKGIKVAIQGVGNVGYRLAEQLHQAGAQLFVTDIHPEQVERAVKELGATAVSQNEVLSLDVDVIAPCALGAILNDESIPLIKAKVIAGAANNQLASQRHDLMLRERGILYAPDYVLNAGGIIDIFYERIGHEHTKVRAHIETIADTLREIFHRADTQDRPTGEIANELAEERFTR, from the coding sequence ATGTCCGTTTTTAGTCATACCGAATTTGATAACCACGAGCAGGTTGTCTTCTGCCACGACGAGATCACTGGCCTGAAAGCCATTATCGCTATCCATAACACCAACCGCGGTCCGGCACTGGGCGGCTGCCGCATGTGGCACTATGCCAGCGATGAGGAAGCCGTTAACGATGTCCTGCGTCTGTCCAAAGGCATGACCTACAAGTCAGCCCTGGCCAATCTGGATCTGGGCGGTGGCAAGTCGGTGATCATCGGCGATCCCCGCAAACATAAAACCGCAGACCTGCTGGCAGCAATGGGCCGCTTTCTTGAGCGCACCGGCAACCAGTATATTGCGGCGGAAGACTCCGGCACCTCGGTAGCCGATCTGCAGGTGATGGCACAGCAAACCAATAACGTCGCCGGCATCACCGCGCGCACCGGCATTGACGGCCTGCCCTGCAACGGCGACCCTTCGCCGGCCACCGCTTACGGCACCTATATCGGCTTAAAAACCGCCGTACAATATCAACTGGACCGCACCGATCTGAAGGGTATTAAAGTGGCGATTCAAGGGGTTGGCAATGTCGGATACCGGCTGGCCGAACAACTGCATCAGGCGGGCGCTCAACTGTTTGTTACCGACATCCATCCGGAACAGGTGGAACGTGCGGTTAAAGAGCTGGGAGCCACCGCCGTCAGCCAGAATGAGGTTCTGTCACTGGACGTGGATGTAATCGCCCCCTGTGCACTGGGTGCGATCCTCAATGATGAGTCTATCCCGCTGATCAAAGCAAAGGTCATTGCCGGAGCGGCCAACAACCAGCTCGCCTCACAACGACACGACCTGATGCTACGTGAACGCGGTATTCTCTATGCCCCTGATTACGTTCTCAATGCCGGCGGCATCATCGATATCTTTTATGAGCGTATCGGCCACGAACACACTAAAGTGCGCGCCCATATCGAAACTATCGCCGACACCCTGCGTGAGATTTTC
- a CDS encoding indolepyruvate ferredoxin oxidoreductase family protein, translating to MKNTVSLQDKWEKQTGRVYLTGSQALARLPMLQAARDKKAGLNTAGFISGYRGSPLGNFDKTLWQIRDYLKQDNIVFQPGVNEDLGATAVWGSQQVNVFEGARYDGVFGLWYGKGPGVDRTGDVLKHANAFGTSEYGGVLAIAGDDHASKSSTLPHQSDYAFMDAMIPVLYPSGIQEMLDYGLYGWAMSRYSGCWVGLKALAEVMDSAISANLDHERLEISIPEGFELPADGLNARWPDKPLQQEERLHHYKIRAAQAFCRHNRLDKTVIDTTQPRFGIVTTGKSYLDVLQALEDLGISHQQAADLGIRLYKVAMPWPLEPEGIYAFAEGLDEILVIEEKRGLIEDQLKEQLYSWQDCHQGSRPRVVGKKDHLGNELLTSLSELTPAMIARAIAARIAPFHSSEQISNRLAFLSEKEYELAQPRALLERTPHFCSGCPHNTSTVVPEGSRALGGIGCHYMATWMDRGTDTFTQMGGEGATWIGQAPFTDNNHVFQNLGDGTYFHSGLLAIRAAIASGANITYKVLYNDAVAMTGGQPIDGQLTVQQITHQLYGEGVHRIAVVSDEPDKYPSRSEFADGVTFHHRDDLQAVQMELRDIPGCTAMVYDQTCAAEKRRRRKRSEMTDPQKRVVINQEICEGCGDCGVQSNCLSLLPKETDRGRKRDIDQSACNKDFSCIRGFCPSFVTVKGGKLRKPAPLGKTSQFPELPLPQLPGCTTPYNILLTGVGGTGVVTVSALLGMAAHIEGKGAGVLDQIGLAQKFGAVMSHIRIAETQEQIHTVRIPAGETDLMIGFDLMVGASEEALGKLDRQRSQVVINNHETMPAAFTRDPDLQVPTAEMEQVIRDTAKPQSSFCLDATTLATNLLGDGMAVNLFCIGYAWQKGLIPLEMESIGQAIELNGVAVEANKQAFLWGRRAAHNLQQVEQIITPASDTHAVRMMPGLDEVIRREMTHLEQYQSAALAQRYQTLVNKVAEHEKQLGKGIGLSLAVAENYSKLLAYKDEYEVARQLTSASFRQQLESQFEGEFELEFNLAPPLISRLNSATGRPVKRRFSEKVMPLFRLLARLRTLRGTPLDLFGYSADRRLERRLIREYEQDIQAILGNLSRENLQDATELARLPSVIRGYGPVKEIAYGNAQTQRQQLQERILGLENASSQATV from the coding sequence ATGAAAAATACCGTTTCACTGCAGGATAAGTGGGAAAAACAAACCGGCCGGGTCTACCTCACCGGCAGCCAGGCGCTGGCTCGCCTGCCGATGCTTCAAGCCGCACGGGATAAAAAAGCGGGACTGAATACTGCCGGCTTTATCTCGGGTTATCGGGGATCTCCGCTGGGTAACTTCGACAAAACCCTGTGGCAGATTCGTGATTATCTGAAGCAGGACAATATCGTCTTTCAACCGGGCGTAAACGAAGATCTGGGAGCCACCGCTGTTTGGGGATCTCAACAGGTTAATGTGTTCGAAGGCGCCCGCTATGATGGCGTTTTCGGCCTCTGGTATGGCAAAGGCCCAGGTGTGGACCGCACCGGCGATGTACTGAAACATGCCAACGCCTTTGGTACCTCTGAGTATGGCGGAGTACTGGCGATTGCCGGTGACGACCATGCCAGCAAGTCCTCCACGCTACCCCATCAGAGCGACTACGCCTTTATGGATGCGATGATTCCGGTGCTCTATCCATCCGGGATTCAGGAGATGCTGGATTATGGACTGTATGGCTGGGCGATGTCCCGCTACAGCGGCTGCTGGGTTGGTCTGAAAGCACTGGCTGAGGTAATGGACTCAGCCATCTCTGCCAATCTTGACCATGAACGACTGGAGATCAGCATCCCGGAGGGCTTCGAACTTCCTGCGGATGGTCTGAACGCTCGCTGGCCGGATAAGCCGCTACAGCAGGAGGAACGCCTGCATCACTATAAAATCCGTGCAGCGCAGGCTTTCTGCCGCCATAACCGGCTGGACAAAACGGTTATCGATACCACTCAGCCACGCTTCGGCATTGTCACCACCGGAAAATCCTACCTCGATGTACTGCAGGCACTGGAAGACCTGGGTATCAGCCACCAGCAGGCGGCAGACCTCGGTATCCGTCTGTACAAGGTCGCCATGCCCTGGCCGCTGGAACCGGAAGGGATCTATGCGTTTGCTGAAGGCCTGGATGAGATCCTGGTAATCGAAGAGAAACGTGGACTGATTGAAGATCAGCTGAAGGAACAACTCTATAGCTGGCAGGATTGTCATCAGGGTAGCCGTCCGCGGGTTGTCGGAAAGAAAGATCATCTGGGTAATGAGTTACTGACCAGTCTCAGCGAACTGACACCGGCTATGATCGCCCGGGCGATTGCTGCACGCATCGCCCCCTTTCACAGCAGTGAACAGATCAGCAACCGCCTCGCTTTCCTCAGCGAAAAAGAATATGAACTGGCGCAGCCCCGCGCCTTGCTCGAACGGACCCCGCACTTCTGCTCAGGCTGTCCCCACAACACCTCCACCGTAGTACCCGAGGGCAGTCGCGCACTGGGCGGTATCGGCTGTCACTATATGGCCACCTGGATGGATCGCGGTACCGACACGTTTACCCAGATGGGCGGTGAAGGCGCAACCTGGATCGGTCAGGCGCCATTCACCGATAACAACCATGTATTCCAGAATCTGGGCGACGGCACCTACTTTCATTCGGGCCTGCTGGCAATACGCGCAGCCATCGCCTCCGGTGCCAATATCACTTATAAGGTGCTGTACAACGATGCGGTGGCCATGACCGGCGGTCAGCCGATCGATGGTCAGCTAACCGTGCAGCAGATAACCCACCAGCTCTATGGTGAAGGTGTCCATCGTATCGCCGTGGTCAGCGATGAACCGGATAAATACCCCAGCCGCTCAGAATTTGCCGACGGCGTAACCTTCCACCATCGGGATGATCTGCAGGCGGTACAGATGGAACTGCGGGACATCCCTGGCTGCACCGCAATGGTTTATGACCAGACCTGCGCGGCGGAGAAACGTCGTCGCCGCAAGCGCAGCGAAATGACCGATCCGCAAAAGCGGGTCGTCATCAATCAGGAAATCTGTGAAGGTTGCGGTGACTGCGGCGTACAATCCAACTGTTTGTCACTGCTACCAAAAGAGACGGATCGTGGCCGTAAACGCGACATCGATCAGTCCGCCTGCAACAAAGATTTCAGCTGCATCCGGGGCTTCTGCCCCAGCTTTGTTACCGTCAAAGGGGGCAAACTGCGTAAGCCCGCACCGCTGGGCAAAACCAGTCAGTTCCCGGAACTGCCTCTGCCGCAGCTACCCGGCTGCACTACACCTTACAACATCCTGCTGACTGGCGTCGGAGGCACTGGTGTGGTGACCGTCAGCGCCCTGCTGGGTATGGCGGCGCATATCGAAGGTAAAGGTGCCGGGGTACTCGATCAGATCGGTCTGGCACAAAAATTTGGCGCGGTGATGAGCCATATCCGTATTGCCGAGACACAGGAACAGATCCACACCGTGCGTATCCCCGCTGGCGAAACGGACCTGATGATCGGTTTTGATCTGATGGTCGGCGCCAGTGAAGAGGCGCTGGGCAAGCTGGATCGTCAGCGTAGCCAGGTGGTGATCAATAACCATGAAACGATGCCGGCCGCATTCACCCGCGACCCCGATCTGCAGGTACCTACTGCAGAGATGGAACAGGTGATCCGTGATACAGCAAAGCCTCAGAGCAGTTTCTGTCTTGACGCCACGACTCTGGCCACCAATCTGCTCGGAGATGGAATGGCCGTTAACCTGTTCTGCATCGGCTATGCCTGGCAGAAAGGACTGATTCCACTGGAGATGGAGTCTATCGGGCAGGCGATAGAACTTAATGGGGTGGCTGTTGAGGCTAACAAACAGGCATTCCTCTGGGGACGACGTGCAGCACATAACCTGCAGCAGGTTGAACAGATCATCACTCCCGCCAGTGATACTCACGCAGTCAGGATGATGCCCGGGCTGGATGAGGTGATCCGCCGAGAGATGACGCATCTTGAGCAATACCAGAGTGCCGCACTGGCACAGCGCTATCAGACGCTGGTGAATAAAGTCGCCGAACACGAAAAACAACTGGGCAAAGGGATCGGCCTGAGCCTGGCCGTTGCAGAAAACTACAGCAAGCTACTGGCCTATAAAGATGAGTATGAGGTTGCCCGACAACTCACTTCCGCCAGCTTCCGGCAGCAGCTGGAAAGCCAGTTTGAAGGTGAGTTTGAACTTGAGTTTAATCTGGCTCCGCCTCTGATCTCACGTCTCAACAGCGCCACCGGTCGTCCGGTAAAACGCCGTTTCAGTGAAAAGGTTATGCCGCTGTTCCGCCTGTTGGCCAGACTCAGAACACTGCGGGGGACGCCACTGGACCTGTTTGGCTACAGCGCTGACCGTCGCCTGGAACGCCGCCTGATCCGCGAATATGAGCAGGATATCCAGGCAATTCTGGGAAACCTCAGCAGGGAAAATCTGCAGGATGCGACGGAGCTGGCACGGCTGCCATCGGTTATCCGGGGCTACGGACCGGTCAAAGAGATCGCTTACGGAAACGCCCAGACGCAACGCCAGCAGTTACAGGAACGTATCCTTGGTCTGGAAAACGCGTCATCCCAGGCAACTGTTTAA
- a CDS encoding TetR/AcrR family transcriptional regulator gives MKQTAPLHNYHHGDLHQSLLLSATEMIAEGGSESLSMRKLADKVGVSRTAPYHHFKDKNTLLCAIAEQGFQRVETLLQELQSKESSEPLAKIFTQYVHTYIELAYKYREQYDLMFGRDIWRNGTPTESLLKRSKEHFKSWLSWIEHLCEQNVIRSGDSVLRTAQVYWATLHGLCRLLNDGIYTEQSQLDEMVNTAVNMMLNHPKAD, from the coding sequence ATGAAACAGACCGCTCCCCTTCACAATTATCATCACGGTGACCTCCATCAGTCACTGTTGCTTTCGGCCACAGAGATGATCGCAGAGGGAGGCAGCGAAAGCCTCTCAATGCGCAAGCTGGCTGACAAGGTAGGCGTATCCAGAACCGCCCCTTACCACCACTTTAAAGATAAGAATACCCTGTTGTGTGCCATTGCCGAGCAGGGGTTTCAACGGGTCGAAACACTTCTGCAGGAGCTACAAAGCAAAGAATCATCGGAGCCACTGGCGAAAATTTTCACTCAGTATGTGCATACCTATATCGAGCTTGCCTACAAATACCGGGAACAATACGACCTGATGTTTGGCCGGGATATATGGCGCAATGGAACCCCGACGGAATCACTGCTGAAGCGATCAAAAGAACACTTTAAAAGCTGGCTCAGCTGGATCGAACACCTGTGTGAACAGAACGTTATTCGCTCAGGTGACTCAGTGCTACGAACAGCACAGGTCTACTGGGCTACGCTTCATGGTCTCTGCCGCCTGCTGAATGACGGCATCTACACAGAGCAGAGTCAGTTGGACGAGATGGTAAATACTGCAGTAAATATGATGCTAAACCACCCGAAAGCAGATTAA
- a CDS encoding magnesium transporter: MNIDNDATDASATTLADMDPAIAAALLAQQTPENIETALGDLPADVALKIASHLASEASHNDKDKSTPQPLEDLNGTVAQLMTEAFGILSPHNTVASALDYIVRTDPSITITYIYVTDEADKLLGVLAMRDLLLARPGQTLEEIMTPTPFAFTPDVEMPEAVNAALAKRLRLYPVIDEEGTLLGQVYGWRLFEYVASEISAQAGSMVGVNKEERLSTPILQAFRMRHPWLQINLLTAFAAAFVVGMFEDTIARIVVLAIFLPVLAGQSGNTGCQALAITLRSMTLGETKGFPVAQLLRKEIILGAMNGFCVGLIAALAMWLYAGFSGAGDPVTLALVILIAMVGACIGSGIFGVMVPLTLRRFGADPAMASSIFLTTFTDILGMGLMLLLATSLLL, from the coding sequence ATGAATATAGACAATGATGCAACTGACGCCAGCGCAACAACCTTAGCAGATATGGACCCGGCAATTGCTGCGGCCCTGCTGGCACAGCAGACACCCGAGAATATTGAAACTGCACTTGGCGACCTGCCAGCGGATGTAGCGCTGAAAATAGCCTCCCATCTGGCATCTGAAGCGAGCCACAACGATAAGGATAAGAGTACACCGCAGCCGCTTGAAGACCTCAATGGAACCGTTGCCCAGCTGATGACCGAAGCTTTCGGCATATTATCGCCACACAATACTGTCGCCAGTGCTCTGGACTACATTGTCAGAACCGACCCGTCGATCACCATTACCTATATTTATGTTACCGATGAGGCAGATAAACTACTGGGGGTGCTGGCTATGCGAGACCTGCTGCTGGCAAGACCGGGACAGACCCTGGAAGAGATCATGACACCGACCCCTTTCGCTTTCACCCCCGATGTAGAGATGCCTGAGGCAGTTAACGCTGCACTGGCAAAACGCCTTCGTCTTTATCCGGTAATCGATGAGGAAGGCACCCTACTGGGGCAGGTCTATGGCTGGCGGTTGTTTGAATATGTCGCCTCCGAAATCAGTGCGCAGGCAGGATCAATGGTCGGTGTGAATAAAGAGGAGCGCCTCTCAACCCCCATCTTGCAGGCATTTCGTATGCGACATCCCTGGTTACAGATCAATCTGCTTACCGCTTTCGCTGCCGCCTTTGTTGTGGGGATGTTTGAAGACACCATCGCCCGGATTGTCGTACTGGCGATCTTTTTACCGGTTCTCGCCGGACAGAGCGGCAATACCGGTTGCCAGGCCCTGGCCATCACACTGCGTAGTATGACGCTGGGAGAGACCAAAGGTTTTCCAGTCGCTCAACTATTGCGCAAAGAGATCATCCTCGGTGCAATGAACGGCTTTTGTGTTGGACTGATCGCAGCACTGGCCATGTGGCTTTACGCAGGCTTCAGTGGCGCTGGCGATCCGGTAACGCTGGCACTGGTGATTCTGATAGCAATGGTAGGCGCCTGCATAGGCAGCGGAATTTTCGGCGTAATGGTCCCCCTCACCCTGCGAAGATTTGGCGCCGATCCGGCGATGGCCAGCAGCATCTTCCTGACAACCTTCACCGATATTCTGGGGATGGGCCTGATGCTATTACTGGCAACCAGTTTGCTGCTGTAG